In Dethiobacter alkaliphilus AHT 1, the DNA window ACATGGATGATACCGTTTTTGTCCACACGGTATTCCACTTTACCGGCTTTAATTTCATTTACTGCGCGGGCCACTTCCATGGTAACGGTTCCGGTTTTGGGGTTGGGCATCAGGCCTTTGGGTCCAAGCACGCGACCCAGTTTACCTACGGTACCCATCATATCCGGTGTGGCCACAGCCACATCGAAACCGAACCAACCACCATTAATTTTAGCCACCAAATCATCAGCACCGACAAAATCGGCACCTGCTTCTTCCGCTTCCTTGGCTTTCTCGCCTTTGGCAAAGACAGCCACTGTTACTTCCTTACCGATGCCGGCAGGCAGCACCACTGCACCACGCACCTGCTGATCGGCATGCTTGGGGTTTACGCCCAAACGAACGGCCAGCTCCACAGTACCGTCAAACTTGGTGGTAGCTGTTTTCTTGGCCAATTCCAAAGCTTCGGTGGGATCATAGAGCATGTCCCGATCCACCAGCTTTCTTGCTTCAACATACTTCTTGCCGTGTTTAGCCATTTTGCTAATTACCTCCTTGTGGTCCCGGCGAGGCGGCAGGCCTCTCCCACATAAATTACGTTATCCTTCGATAACAATACCCATGCTGCGGGCGGTACCTTCGACCATCAGCATTGCTGCTTCTACGTCGTTGGCGTTTAAATCTTCCATTTTCAGCTCAGCGATTTCACGCACTTTGTCACGGGACAGCGTTGCCACTTTTTCCTTGTTGGGTACACCACTGGCTTTGTCAATTCCGGCAGCCTTTT includes these proteins:
- the rplA gene encoding 50S ribosomal protein L1; translated protein: MAKHGKKYVEARKLVDRDMLYDPTEALELAKKTATTKFDGTVELAVRLGVNPKHADQQVRGAVVLPAGIGKEVTVAVFAKGEKAKEAEEAGADFVGADDLVAKINGGWFGFDVAVATPDMMGTVGKLGRVLGPKGLMPNPKTGTVTMEVARAVNEIKAGKVEYRVDKNGIIHVPIGKASFEMEKLQENFNTIIDTLIKVKPAAAKGQYLRSITVASTMGPGIRINTQKAAALGKAK